Part of the Paenibacillus guangzhouensis genome is shown below.
CATATTAGTGCAATCGTCTTCCACGAACGTGCCTTGAAGCAGGATCTCCGTAAAATGACCGATACGCTGCTTCGATATCATGAAATTCGATTCATGCCTTGGGTGTACGGCACAAGGGAGTCATTGAAGGAATTGTTCGCAGCACCGAATACATTCAATTTGTCGCCGGTGAATTCCATTCTTCACCAGCCGGAAGATGTATATATGCAGCAATCCTACATCCAACCCATGACGTTAAGAGAAATGTTCATTCATTGGTTACGCCCTGGCTCTACATTGCTCCTGCCTTCCATTTCGATTACCAAGGATCATTGGTTCGAAGATATCAAACCCAGAGAGGCTTATCAGATTGATGGTATATTCGCAATGGAAAATGATCATTTTCATGGCTGGTGGGGTAAAAAAGAAATCTCAGGCCTCCGTTGGGCGATCAAAAATGTCGTACATACTGCCCTACAAATCGAACCGCACAAAAAAACAGTTGCGATGATATCGTTAAATGTGCCAGAGAGCAATATCAAAGTAAAGCTTGTCGGACAAGAACAGACGCCGAAGATCACCATTCGAATCTATATTGACGGATCAATCGAAGAGACGTTAACAGAAATGTCTCCTCATAAAATGGAATTATTGGCTGAAGAAAAAATTCGTAGTGAAGTTCAAAAAACGTTCCGTGATGGCCTACAGAAAAACGTCGATCTATTCTCTCTTCGCAGTGAAATCTACCAGCAACACGTGAAGTATTGGAACCGCCACCAGAAAGGCGAGACCATTCGACTTCACCCGGATATGATCAATCAAGTCGATGTGAGAGTGAAACTCAAGGATGCAGGTATGGTAAAGTTACGGCGTTAATCGTCTCTTCGCAAAAAGAAAGACTTCTGAAGGATTCCCCTTGCAAGGTATCAATCAGAAGTCTTACATATTACTTACTCAATTCATACCAGATGGCGTCCCCGTGCTGGTAATCTGTATTGGACTTGCCCAGGTCCGTATATTTGCGATCGATAGTCAATCCACACTGGTCCACGGTCACGTCGAAATCATTCGGTCCATACAGCTTCAGATGGAAATCCTCCGATTCCGATCGAACATACTGGCCCTCCACATAGAGCTCGTACGTTAGAAGCGAAGATTGAACACGGTTCTCTGGTTCATATACTGAATTACTGCCTTTCAAGACCACTTCGATAGAGCCTTGTTGCACGCTTCTGCCTTCCTGCTCTGAAGCAGATTCCGAATGGGATTTCGTGATCGGAGCGCTCCGATATGCGCGATCCGTCAGTACGCTAAGCACGATACGCCCATCTGGCTTCAGACATTGCTTCATGACCTGCAGAGCCTCCTTAATCATCGATTGATCTGTTAATAAGGAGAATGACCCGGCTGCAATAAAAATGAGATCATATGGCTCTCGATGACGATCAAATCCTGCAAAATCGCACAAATCGATGCGGGAAGCGGCATGCAGGGGTATCAACTTTTCTCTGCATCTAGCAATCATCGCTTCCGATAAGTCGAATCCATCAATCGAATAGCCTCGCTCTGCGAATGGGACAATAAATCGTCCCGAACCGCACATCGGTTCCAAGATCCTCATCCCTGGGCTTGCAAAAGATAATAACAATGCCAATTCATCCGGCGGCGCCGTTGGTTTATCGATATCATAATATAAGGCGCATAGATCGCCGTAGTAATGTTTATCCATTCGTTCAATCCCCCTCTTGTCGTGGCTTGATTGGCACGTAAATGTCCATCACGACATCCTTCAACCCATGGCAGCGCTCATCGTAGAACTCGAAATCCAGCTTAGACTCATCATACCGATAATCGCTGTTTGGGAACCATTCCTCGAAAATGTATTTCCAAGTCGCCTTCACCGCTGTCGATAATGGATCT
Proteins encoded:
- a CDS encoding class I SAM-dependent methyltransferase gives rise to the protein MDKHYYGDLCALYYDIDKPTAPPDELALLLSFASPGMRILEPMCGSGRFIVPFAERGYSIDGFDLSEAMIARCREKLIPLHAASRIDLCDFAGFDRHREPYDLIFIAAGSFSLLTDQSMIKEALQVMKQCLKPDGRIVLSVLTDRAYRSAPITKSHSESASEQEGRSVQQGSIEVVLKGSNSVYEPENRVQSSLLTYELYVEGQYVRSESEDFHLKLYGPNDFDVTVDQCGLTIDRKYTDLGKSNTDYQHGDAIWYELSK
- a CDS encoding Ger(x)C family spore germination protein, which translates into the protein MKWTNGLRSVSIIGMFLFITIVLTGCWDKKNIQDINYVAALGIDYVNNKYVVYSQSLDFTIVAKQEGAKAKEHVPVWIGRGEGETLDSAVNDIFTAAQLPIIWEHISAIVFHERALKQDLRKMTDTLLRYHEIRFMPWVYGTRESLKELFAAPNTFNLSPVNSILHQPEDVYMQQSYIQPMTLREMFIHWLRPGSTLLLPSISITKDHWFEDIKPREAYQIDGIFAMENDHFHGWWGKKEISGLRWAIKNVVHTALQIEPHKKTVAMISLNVPESNIKVKLVGQEQTPKITIRIYIDGSIEETLTEMSPHKMELLAEEKIRSEVQKTFRDGLQKNVDLFSLRSEIYQQHVKYWNRHQKGETIRLHPDMINQVDVRVKLKDAGMVKLRR